The sequence CGCTGAAAGCATCTAAGCGTGAAGCCCCCCTCAAGATGAGATTTCCCATCACGTAAGTGAGTAAGACCCCTGAGAGATGATCAGGTAGATAGGTTGGAAGTGGAAGTACAGCGATGTATGGAGCGGACCAATACTAATCGGTCGAGGACTTAACCAATTTTTTAAACGGTGTCTTGGTTTCGACACGATGTTGCAAAAGAAAAACACTATCCAGTTTTGAGAGAACACCGTTCTCTTGATGAAAAAATGTGCGGTGGTGACGGCAAGAAGGTCACACCTGTTCCCATGCCGAACACAGCAGTTAAGCTTCTTAGCGCCGATGGTAGTGAAGGGTTTCCCTTTGTGAGAGTAGGACGCTGCCGCGCATTGATTCATTAAATTTAATTTATCCCATGGAGGTTTAGCTCAGCTGGGAGAGCATCTGCCTTACAAGCAGAGGGTCAGCGGTTCGATCCCGTTAACCTCCACCATGAGTCATTAGCTCAGTTGGTAGAGCATCTGACTTTTAATCAGAGGGTCGCAGGTTCGAATCCTGCATGACTCATAACTAAACATCTATGATGGATAGTTATGCTACGCTTAGCGGGTGTGGCGGAATTGGCAGACGCACTAGATTTAGGATCTAGCGTCGAGAGACGTGGGGGTTCAAGTCCCTTCACCCGCACCATTTATTCTTTTTACTGTATTAGCCGGCTTAGCTCAGTTGGTAGAGCATCTGATTTGTAATCAGAGGGTCGAGGGTTCAACTCCTTTAGCCGGCACCATTTGCGGAAGTAGTTCAGTGGTAGAACGCCACCTTGCCAAGGTGGAGGTCGCGGGTTCGAACCCCGTCTTCCGCTTACTAGACCAACTAGTAAGCAAGATTTGAAAAAATCATTGCTTGTTCTAAATGCCGGGGTGGCGGAACAGGTAGACGCACAGGACTTAAAATCCTGCGGTGAGTGATCACCGTGCCGGTTCGATTCCGGCCCTCGGCACCATTATTCAGCACCCATAGCTCAATTGGATAGAGTACCTGACTACGAATCAGGCGGTTAGAGGTTCGACTCCTCTTGGGTGCATTCCATTTTACATAATCAAGAATGGAAATACCAGATTTCAACATACGGGAAGTAGCTCAGCTTGGTAGAGCACTTGGTTTGGGACCAAGGGGTCGCAGGTTCGAATCCTGTCTTCCCGATTTAAAATGTTGGGGCCTTAGCTCAGCTGGGAGAGCGCCTGCCTTGCACGCAGGAGGTCAGCGGTTCGATCCCGCTAGGCTCCACTTTTAAGTTTTTAATTATTAGATATTTTGGCGGTGTAGCTCAGCTGGCTAGAGCGTCCGGTTCATACCCGGGAGGTCGGGGGTTCGATCCCCTTCGCCGCTATTACAATTGAAAGAGCTTGGACCTTTAGCTCAGTTGGTTAGAGCAGACGGCTCATAACCGTCCGGTCGCAGGTTCGAGTCCTGCAAGGTCCATTAGTCGTATCTTTTATGATTGATTACCTTGTATACATTATAACGGAGGATTACCCAAGTCTGGCTGAAGGGAACGGTCTTGAAAACCGTCAGGTGTGTAAAAGCACGCAAGAGTTCGAATCTCTTATCCTCCTTATCTTCATTTTTTATTCTTATTATCGCGGGGTGGAGCAGTTGGCAGCTCGTCGGGCTCATAACCCGAAGGTCACAGGTTCAAATCCTGTCCCCGCAATTATTATCATAGAACGCATATGATAAATAAATAGTACAATGCAAAAAAAGGTCTCGTGGTGTAGGGGTTAACATGTCTGCCTGTCACGCAGAAGATCGCGGGTTCGATTCCCGTCGAGACCGTTTTTGCGGGTGTAGTTTAGTGGTAAAACCACAGCCTTCCAAGCTGTTGATGCGAGTTCGATTCTCGTCACCCGCTTTTTTTATGGGCCTATAGCTCAGCTGGTTAGAGCGCACGCCTGATAAGCGTGAGGTCGATGGTTCGAGTCCATTTAGGCCCATTGAAATATATATTTTAGTTATTGGATTTGGGGAAGTACTCAAGAGGCTCAAGAGGCGCCCCTGCTAAGGGTGTAGGTCGCTAACGCGGCGCGAGGGTTCGAATCCCTCCTTCTCCGTTTTTAATATTTGAAACAAGGCCCGTTGGTCAAGTGGTTAAGACACCGCCCTTTCACGGCGGTATCACGGGTTCGAATCCCGTACGGGTCATAGCAATGAATTGCTTATAATTGAATGCAGTAAGTTGTTATAACAGTTGGAATTATGGAGGATTACCCAAGTCTGGCTGAAGGGAACGGTCTTGAAAACCGTCAGGTGTGTAAAAGCACGCAAGAGTTCGAATCTCTTATCCTCCTTATCTTCATTTTTTATTCTTATTATCGCGGGGTGGAGCAGTTGGCAGCTCGTCGGGCTCATAACCCGAAGGTCACAGGTTCAAATCCTGTCCCCGCAATTATTATCATAGAACGCATATGATAAATAAATAGTACAATGCAAAAAAAGGTCTCGTGGTGTAGGGGTTAACATGTCTGCCTGTCACGCAGAAGATCGCGGGTTCGATTCCCGTCGAGACCGTTAATTGAATACTATGGCCCGGTAGCTCAGTTGGTAGAGCACTTGATTGAAGCTCAAGGTGTCGGCAGTTCGATTCTGTCCCGGGCCATTATTTATGCGGGTGTAGTTTAGTGGTAAAACCACAGCCTTCCAAGCTGTTGATGCGAGTTCGATTCTCGTCACCCGCTTTTTTTTTATGGGCCTATAGCTCAGCTGGTTAGAGCGCACGCCTGATAAGCGTGAGGTCGATGGTTCGAGTCCATTTAGGCCCATTAAATAAAAAATTACGTTTTTGTACATAAGGCCCGTTGGTCAAGTGGTTAAGACACCGCCCTTTCACGGCGGTATCACGGGTTCGAATCCCGTACGGGTCATCTGAATATACTATAACTCCTAGCCTTTCAATAAGGTTGAGGAGTTTTTTTGTATTTGTAATTTGTACTGTTAGAAGAAAAAATAAAGACCCCGCGTAACTAAAACGGGGTCTTTATTCGTCCATTTAGTGAATGAAAAAGCGCGTGCTGATAATACAGGCAAATAAAAACAAATACAGTAAGGAATAGAGGGATAACTGTTTGAGTGTATTCGTATTCTTTTTAACAGCTTTAGTTGGATCATAAGATTGTATAGCTGTCCATGCAGCCGGCATACTTAAAAGGAGCAAACAAGTAAAGTATGAAAAAGAAGGCCACAACATTAGAAAACTGCTGAAGTAGAGAAGAACAAGCACACTGTTCAACGCAAGATAAGTCGTCCGGTCAGTGAAGAGTTCATTAGTCGTAACAGAAACTAATGGTTTTAAAGACGTTTGATACTTGCCTAGTTCTACAAATAAAGCCAACAGTACTAAAGGAATACTCCACAAGAAAAGTGTGTTCGGAATAAACAACACTTGAATGGAAAAACTGATATAAGTCATGATGGCCCCTTTAAAGACAGCTTGCATAGCGATAGAAAACCACGCTAGTCCTATTTTGATTAAGTAAAATTGTCCATGGACAAGCAAGGAGTAAAATAATAAAAGCATCCCAATTAAATAATGCAAAGAAAAGGTAAAGTAAACAACCAAGCTTAAATTTAACAGTTCGAAGATAAGTAAGAAGATGGTCGAATGTCTGCTTGTTTTTTTTATCCACCTTTCAAGGAATTTTTCTAAAAACTGATTTAATAAAATGAAACAGTAAAGAAGAAAGAAAGGAAGGAAATGAACTCTGGTTATCTGAGCAGCATACAGGGTTCCGACGAATAGATAGGTTAAAGGTGTAGCGAAAATAATAAAAAGTGAGTGATTAAAGAAAGCTTGAAAACGTTGATAAGTAAAATTTGCCACTGGAAAATCTCCTTTCACGTGTTGTGCCCTTCTATCTTACCAAAAATCAATCGAAGGAACAGCATAAAAAGAAACTTAAAAAAAGCTAATGAAGATTAAACTCCTGCTGATTGCTAACTATCTTAAAGTTCTAAAATATTGTTCACCTAATTACATGGAAGTATGTTAAAATATATAAGGTTTGCAAATGGAGTCCCGAAAGGATTCACTTGATGAAAAGAGTGGAGAAGCCTTGTAACCGAAAAGATAAAGGGGGAACAATAGAATGACAGAAAGAAGATTATTTACTTCTGAATCAGTATCAGAAGGTCATCCAGATAAAATCGCTGATCAAATTAGCGATGCTATTCTAGATGCAATCATTGCAAAGGATCCAGATGCACGTGTAGCTTGTGAAACGACCGTAACAACGGGGTTAGTTTTAGTTGTTGGAGAAATATCAACCTCAACTTATGTTGATATCCAAAAAGTTGCTCGGGAAACGATTCGCGGGATTGGATACACGCGTGCAAAATTTGGTTTCGATGCTGATACATGTGCCGTTATTGTCGCAATTGACGAACAATCGCCGGATATTGCTCAAGGCGTAGATGATTCAGTTGAATACAAGTCACTTGATGAAGACGAATTAGACCAAATCGGAGCAGGAGACCAAGGTTTGATGTTTGGATTTGCTATCGATGAAACACCTGAACTGATGCCTTTACCAATTTCGTTAAGCCATCGTTTAGTCAAACGTTTGGCAAGCGTTAGAAAAGAAGGAACTCTTTCTTATTTAAGACCTGATGCGAAATCGCAAGTAACGGTTGAATACGATGAAAACGATAAGCCGCTACGTGTGGATACAGTAGTTATCAGTACTCAACACCATCCTGATACAACTGAAGACGAGCTGAAAAA is a genomic window of Carnobacterium sp. CP1 containing:
- the metK gene encoding methionine adenosyltransferase produces the protein MTERRLFTSESVSEGHPDKIADQISDAILDAIIAKDPDARVACETTVTTGLVLVVGEISTSTYVDIQKVARETIRGIGYTRAKFGFDADTCAVIVAIDEQSPDIAQGVDDSVEYKSLDEDELDQIGAGDQGLMFGFAIDETPELMPLPISLSHRLVKRLASVRKEGTLSYLRPDAKSQVTVEYDENDKPLRVDTVVISTQHHPDTTEDELKKDMMELVIKHEIPQELLDEKTKYFINPTGRFVIGGPQGDSGLTGRKIIVDTYGGYARHGGGAFSGKDPTKVDRSASYAARYIAKNIVAAGFAGKCEVQLAYAIGVAQPVSIAIDTFGTGTVSEADLIAAVRSNFDLRPAGIIKMLDLQKPIYKQTAAYGHFGRTDIDLTWEHTDKVDALKASLA